The genomic stretch ttttttgcagaaatacatagaggaaccaactagagaaggggcagtgttggatcttctgctaggaaatgaaataggtcaggtgatggaggtatgtgttggggagcacttcgggtccagtgatcacaatgccattagtttcaatataattatggagaaggataggactggacccagggttgagatttttgattggagaaaggctaactttgatgagatgcaaaaggatttagaagagtggattgggacaattggctttatgggaaggatgtaatagagaagtggaggtcatttaaagatgaaattttgagggtgtggaATCCTTATCTTCCTGTTAGGTtggaaggaaaggttaaaagtttgagcgagccatggttttcaagggatattggaaacttggttaggaaaaagagagatatctacaataaatataggcagcatggagtaaatgaggtgctcaaggaatataaagaatgtaagaagaatattaagaaagaaattagaaaagctaaaagaagatacaagattGCATtgtcaagtaaggtgaaaataaatccaaagggtttctacagttatattaatagcaaaaggatagtgaggaataaaattggtcccttagagaatcagagtggacagctatgagtggagccgaaagagatgggggagattttgaacaatttcttttcttcagtattcactaaggagaaggatattgaattgagtaaggtaagggaaacaagtagggaagttatggaaactatgatgattaaagaggaggcagtactggcgcttttaaggaatataagagtggataaatctccggaacctgaaaggatattccctaggaccttgagggatgtaagtgtagaaatagcaggggctctgacagaaatatttcaaatgtcattagaaacggggatggtgctggaggattggtgtaCTGCTCATTCTcactaaattggattagtaagtatgcagatgatactaagttaggtggctttgtggataatgaagtaggttttcaaaatttgcagagagatttagaccagttagaagagtgggctgagcaatggcagaaggagtttaatgctgataagtgtgaggtgctaaattttggtaggaataatccaaataggacatacatggtaaatggtagggcattaaggaatgcagtagagcagagtgatctacgaataatggtgtatagttccctgaaggtggaatctcatgtggatagggtggtgaaggaagcttttggtatgttggcctttataaatcagagcattgagtataggagttgggatgtaatgttaaaattgtacaaggcattggtaaggctgactttggagtattgtgtacagttctggtcaccaaattataggaaagatatcaacaaaatagagagagtacagagaagatttactagaatgtcacctgagtttcagcacctaagttacagggaaagattgaacaagttaggtccttattctttggtgcatagaaggttgagggggggacttgatagaggtatttaaaattatgagggggtagacagagttgacgtggataggctttttccattgagagtaggggagattcaaacaagaggacgagttgagacttagggggcaaaagcttaagggtaacatgagggggaatttctttactcagagagtggtagctatgtggaatgagcttccagtagaagtggtagaggcaggtttggtattgtcatttaaagcaaaattggataggtatatggataggaaaggaatggagggttatgggctgagtgcaggtcagtgggattaggtgagagtaagcattcggcacagactagaagggccaagatggcctgtttccgtgctgtaattgttatattgttatatagGAGTGGTAAAGATGTTATATAGGAGTGGTAAACTCCCACTGAATATTCCTCTGCAGATGAGATAAGATGTCCCAAACCCAGGCACCAGGCAAGCAACACAACTTTTGGGATGCTCTATCCACATGAAAGAGAGCTTtatctattcccctgactatactacCCCTAATTATCAGTACATTTATCTTCTCTCCCCTGCTTGAATGTCTCCCTGAAATACGGTGCTACAGTTAggtgctcatccttcctacagcccccatTCTCATCCATACTGGGAGCAAAAATCTTGGACATTGGCTCTGCCTGTTCTCACAGAAcccttgttgagccaaagccttactactctgcCTCAAGCCACTCTGACGATGACTGCTTGTCTAGTTTGTACCACTTTTTTACAGAGACCGGGTTTCTCATCGAAAATCTTTACCACTCCTGTTACATCTGTGCAGTACACTAACAAAGACTCCTATCAAAAAGCTTGTTGCTTTTTCAGGCTCTTTGTCAGACCTGCATGGGAACGCTTCTGTTGCATCTGCCTATTACTGTAATCAACATGCccatttctcattgctgccattcagaAAGTATAGGAGCCAAAAATTGCACACTCactgcttcaggaacagcttcttcacctccaccaGCTGAGCTGATGTCTCTTGTGAAATACATTAGGATGTGTTCAAGATGCTACATAAATGAAGTTTGCAGCTTTTGACATTTTTGTCGATCCTGAATTCTGTTATACAGATGGACCATGTGAGCAGAGTAAATCGACACCATCATTGACAGTTGCAGCACAGATTGACGCCATTCTGTCTAGAAGGAGGctttacactaatcccactttGGTCTGTAGCCCTGAGTTACAGGACATCATGTACTCATTGAGTTACAGATTCACTGAGATGTTTTCAGATTTGGTGATCATTTCAGTTAGATTTCTAAAACCCCACGACACTGACTGAAAATATATGTTCGATCTGGCTGTTTAACTGTCCAGTTCAttacagtttaacaattaattatctgcttgCACTTTAGAGTAGCCTTTATATGCATAACCGTTTAATATGCCTCTGGAGGCTATTCACAGTATgattctactgtgcctattgtcttgtttattatttattgcaatgcccgcactgctttgtgcactttctgcagtgctgggtaagtctgtagtctagtttagttttatttctgtgttgtttttccgtagttcagtgtagtttttgtactgtttcatgtagcaccatggtcctgaaaaacactgtctcgtttttactgtgtactgtaccagtagttatggtcgaaatgacaataaaagtgacttgacttgagacttGTTCTGCTTGAAGAACAGTTTTCTGAGTGATTAATTTTTACTGTagtattgaataagtattttctggtgggaaccagagtgaagggactcaggattggacagatggtaaaaaaagcaaaaattgcATGCGGTCAGACTGTCAGTACGGGCAGCTGGATGTTAAGAAAAATTTGCAGACAGCAGACtaccagtgcattagggatgcagaatcaaaaaggatggCAAATTCTGTACTCAAAgtcttatatctcaatgcacggggtataaggaaataaggtggatgatcttgttgcactgttACAAAGGGTCAGGGTTGATGTTGTTGCcatcacagaatcatggctgaagggtgATTGTAGTTGGACCTGAAAGttcaaggttacatgttatatcagagggataggaaggtaggcagagcggATGGCGTGGCTCCACTGGTaaggaatggcatcaaatcattagaaagatgtgacatagaattGAAAGATGTTGAAATCTTGAGAGTTGAGAAAAGAAACCGCAAGGTTAAAATGCacctaatggcagttatatactgTCCTCCTAACAGTAGCTGGGACGTGAATCacaatggaaaatagaaaaggcacctcaaaagggcaatgatatgatagtcatgggagagttCATCATGAAGgtcgactgggaaaatcaggttggtaatg from Hemitrygon akajei chromosome 7, sHemAka1.3, whole genome shotgun sequence encodes the following:
- the LOC140730092 gene encoding nucleoside diphosphate kinase 6-like, with product MASGPMRAYILAQHDAVTRWRQLMGPTRVFRARFSAPYSIRGHLGLTDTRNTTHGSDGPCEQSKSTPSLTVAAQIDAILSRRRLYTNPTLVCSPELQDIMYSLSYRFTEMFSDLVIISVRFLKPHDTD